A single region of the bacterium genome encodes:
- the acpS gene encoding holo-ACP synthase, with product MNVIGVGVDLVEVNRIETAIRRFGDRFLKKIYTDMEIKYCNTGKVACQHFAGKFAAKEAVYKTLNIDCVVKWTEIEVKNLEQGRPYVVLHGKVKKIAKEKNISSILVSISHIKTRAVASAVALSV from the coding sequence ATGAATGTTATAGGAGTTGGGGTAGATCTAGTTGAGGTAAATAGAATTGAAACTGCTATTAGAAGATTTGGAGATAGATTCCTGAAGAAAATATACACAGACATGGAAATAAAATACTGCAATACAGGAAAAGTAGCCTGCCAGCATTTTGCGGGGAAGTTTGCAGCAAAGGAAGCGGTATACAAAACATTAAATATTGATTGTGTTGTAAAATGGACAGAGATAGAAGTTAAAAATTTAGAACAAGGTCGTCCGTATGTAGTTCTTCATGGTAAAGTAAAGAAAATTGCTAAAGAAAAGAATATTTCAAGCATTTTGGTAAGCATTTCTCATATAAAGACCCGCGCAGTAGCTTCTGCAGTGGCTCTGAGTGTTTAA